One Alteromonas sp. KC3 DNA segment encodes these proteins:
- a CDS encoding mandelate racemase/muconate lactonizing enzyme family protein → MKVTKVEIFDIECPKRPQWNPVFVRVYTDEGLTGVGEAGLAYDWGHSAAAHMIKEIAEAMLIGFNPMNTELLWSRMLREGFWGLGGGPVIYAAMSAIDTALWDIKGKALGLPVYELLGGKTNGKLRSYASQLQFDWDKEVTKLNDPADYARATEKALKDGYDAVKVDPIVYDKDGNTHFDRTKLFTKPELKLFKARLQAIRDTMGEDGDIIFECHSLLGASTAIQLGDIVEEIGCLYYEEPVNYLNSKLHDKVAKNVNVPIAGGERLYHRWDVRPYLEDQSIDVLQPDVGLCGGFTEAKKVCDYADIYDVRIQAHVCGGPVATAASLHLETAIPNFLIHEHHTYAIKDWNRELCIQDPQPVNGFIEAPDTPGIGIELNDEVVYRSPHMTVTALK, encoded by the coding sequence ATGAAAGTCACCAAAGTAGAAATATTTGATATTGAATGCCCTAAGCGTCCCCAGTGGAATCCTGTGTTTGTGCGTGTATACACAGACGAAGGGTTAACTGGCGTAGGCGAAGCCGGTTTGGCGTATGACTGGGGCCACAGTGCTGCCGCTCATATGATTAAAGAAATTGCAGAAGCCATGCTGATTGGCTTTAATCCTATGAACACCGAATTGTTGTGGTCACGTATGCTGCGTGAAGGCTTTTGGGGATTAGGCGGAGGCCCTGTTATTTATGCGGCAATGAGCGCTATTGATACCGCATTGTGGGACATTAAAGGTAAGGCGCTAGGGCTTCCTGTTTATGAACTGCTAGGTGGTAAGACTAACGGCAAACTGCGCAGCTACGCGAGTCAGCTTCAATTCGATTGGGATAAAGAAGTCACCAAACTTAATGATCCTGCCGATTACGCGCGTGCCACTGAAAAAGCGCTCAAAGATGGCTATGATGCAGTGAAAGTTGACCCCATTGTCTATGACAAAGACGGCAATACCCATTTTGATAGAACTAAGCTTTTTACTAAGCCAGAGCTAAAACTTTTCAAGGCCAGATTACAAGCCATTCGCGATACCATGGGTGAAGACGGCGATATCATTTTTGAATGTCACAGCTTATTAGGTGCATCTACCGCCATTCAGCTTGGCGATATTGTTGAAGAGATTGGTTGTTTGTATTACGAAGAACCTGTGAATTACTTAAATTCAAAACTTCACGACAAAGTAGCGAAAAATGTCAACGTGCCTATTGCCGGCGGCGAGCGCTTATATCATCGCTGGGATGTGCGCCCTTACTTAGAAGACCAGTCAATTGACGTATTACAGCCAGATGTTGGATTGTGTGGAGGCTTTACCGAAGCGAAAAAAGTGTGTGACTACGCTGATATTTATGACGTAAGAATTCAAGCCCACGTTTGCGGCGGCCCTGTAGCAACGGCGGCGAGCTTACACCTTGAAACAGCTATTCCTAATTTCTTAATCCATGAGCACCACACTTATGCCATTAAGGACTGGAACCGAGAGCTGTGTATTCAAGATCCACAGCCCGTTAATGGCTTTATTGAAGCACCAGATACACCAGGAATCGGTATAGAGCTAAATGATGAAGTGGTTTATCGCTCACCACATATGACAGTAACTGCACTGAAATAA
- a CDS encoding phosphate ABC transporter substrate-binding protein, translating into MKKWILAASLCCNVAFAEVAVIVHPGNGDALDKDSISRLFLNKAKAFPSGTQAEPIALEEGQAATEEFNGKVLNKSAAQLTAFWSKLVFTGKGQPPKALANDAAVISAVAANPGAIGYVDASAVNDSVRVVATF; encoded by the coding sequence ATGAAGAAGTGGATACTTGCAGCAAGCTTATGCTGTAACGTAGCTTTCGCTGAAGTAGCAGTTATTGTTCACCCTGGTAATGGCGACGCACTAGATAAAGACAGCATCAGCCGTTTATTTTTAAACAAAGCAAAAGCATTTCCTAGCGGTACACAAGCTGAGCCTATTGCACTTGAAGAAGGTCAAGCGGCAACAGAAGAATTCAACGGTAAAGTACTTAACAAATCAGCGGCTCAGCTAACTGCATTTTGGTCTAAGTTGGTTTTCACCGGTAAAGGGCAGCCGCCAAAAGCACTGGCAAACGATGCAGCAGTAATCTCAGCAGTAGCAGCCAATCCAGGTGCTATCGGTTATGTAGACGCAAGTGCCGTGAACGACAGCGTTCGCGTAGTTGCCACGTTTTAA
- a CDS encoding topoisomerase IV — protein sequence MKTKIAILSMAGLMAAPAFADVQINGFANLIGGMTLDSDEAVYGYDDDFNFDPASVFGLQVRGDVSDKLSATAQVVGRGSEDYDAEFEWAYMTYALSNTTNISAGRMRVPLFKYSSSLDIGYSYHWLTPPDAVYGLDFNNIDGVRVDYTNFSGDWEYGVQLTAGRTETDTTISGTPAELELQNVVALSFEVTRDWFSARTLLGRAKVSAANADFDGFVSALNQFGAVVAPAQAAAEGFSVNEDTGSFFEVAAAVDKYDWFVGAEFTQQEVDNSIIADNKAWYVTAGLRLGKFTPHITYEVEEADNARQLGLVAAMPSNIATGDAVTDATYNVLYQTAAGIATQQDLEVSAVTAGLRYDVEPGFALKVDVTWYSDDLNDLNDATLLKIGANYVF from the coding sequence ATGAAAACCAAAATTGCTATTCTTTCAATGGCCGGCCTTATGGCGGCTCCTGCTTTCGCAGACGTTCAAATTAATGGTTTTGCAAACCTTATCGGCGGTATGACTTTAGACAGTGATGAAGCTGTTTATGGCTACGACGACGATTTCAATTTCGATCCTGCCAGTGTATTTGGACTTCAAGTAAGAGGCGATGTCAGCGACAAGTTGTCTGCTACTGCACAGGTTGTGGGCCGCGGTAGCGAAGATTACGACGCCGAGTTCGAGTGGGCCTATATGACCTACGCGCTTAGCAACACTACCAACATTAGTGCGGGCCGTATGCGCGTGCCTTTATTTAAGTATTCATCATCACTTGATATCGGTTATTCATACCACTGGTTAACGCCGCCAGATGCTGTTTACGGTCTAGATTTCAATAATATTGATGGTGTACGCGTTGACTACACTAACTTTTCTGGTGATTGGGAATATGGCGTGCAGCTTACTGCGGGACGTACTGAAACTGACACAACAATTTCTGGTACACCTGCTGAACTAGAGCTTCAAAACGTTGTAGCGCTATCTTTTGAGGTTACTCGCGATTGGTTCAGTGCGCGTACGCTTCTTGGCCGTGCCAAGGTTAGTGCCGCTAACGCTGACTTCGATGGTTTTGTAAGTGCACTTAATCAGTTTGGTGCGGTTGTAGCACCAGCGCAAGCGGCCGCTGAAGGCTTCAGTGTAAATGAAGACACGGGTAGCTTTTTTGAAGTGGCAGCAGCAGTAGATAAATACGATTGGTTTGTGGGTGCTGAGTTTACTCAACAAGAAGTTGATAATTCAATTATTGCTGATAACAAAGCGTGGTATGTCACTGCTGGTCTACGCTTAGGGAAGTTCACTCCACACATTACCTATGAAGTAGAAGAAGCTGACAATGCACGTCAACTAGGTCTTGTTGCGGCTATGCCAAGCAATATCGCAACTGGTGATGCAGTTACTGATGCAACCTACAATGTGCTATATCAAACTGCTGCTGGCATAGCGACACAGCAAGATTTAGAGGTGTCTGCGGTGACTGCAGGTCTTCGTTACGATGTAGAGCCAGGTTTTGCGTTGAAAGTTGATGTAACGTGGTACTCAGATGATCTTAACGACCTTAACGATGCGACGTTGCTGAAGATTGGTGCTAATTACGTTTTTTAA
- a CDS encoding efflux RND transporter permease subunit: MLLSDVSVKRPVFATVINLLLIIFGIVAVSMLSLREYPDIDPPIVSVSTTYTGASANIVETRITQLLEDRISGIEGIKNVTSTSRNGRSDITIEFKLSRDIDAAANDVRERVSRALNNLPDQADPPEVSKANSDESAVVWYNLRSTNLNTMELTDYAERFLVDRLSIVDGVARVQIGGGRRYAMKVFLDRNAMAARGITVSDVEQVIRAENVELPAGEVESTDRNFEVRVARTFLTPDDFAALTVAVGDNGYLVRLGEIANVELTAEDDETEFRGDGVNMIGLGIVKQSKANTLDVARAAKAQIEKIEASLPDNIFIVPSYDSSVFIEASIDEVYQTLAIAMMMVVIVIYLFLGNVRATLIPAVTVPVSIIAAFIVMYALGFSINLLTLLAMVLAIGLVVDDAIVVLENIYRRIEMGEPPILAAYRGAREVGFAVIATTLVLISVFVPLVFLEGNIGRLFTEFALAIAAAVAFSSFTALTLSPMMASKILKKRERSSGFGSWMDKRFSALENGYFNSLGKTLHQPLLMLIMLAIAIVAVFQLSEKVPSEFVPKEDRGNFFILMNAQEGASFESNAANLKQIEDVLMPYRESGKINRLLVRTPGFGGNAGIAIVGSADWDERDFSTFELMDEISAKLNAVPDVRAFAIMRSGVSGGGFGRPVQFVLQGDTYENLVAWRDTVLEKASENNGLIRLDSDYKETSPQLLVNINRDRAADLGVSISDIGRTLEVMLGQRRVSTFLDRGEEYDVILEGIEADFRSPNSIENLYVRSSRTGELIPMDNLLTFEEQATSAQLNRYNRMRAVTISANLADGYTLGQALTYLEDIVRTELPDNVSIDYKGESQLYHEAGNSFVYVFMLALAVTYLILAAQFESWVHPLVIMLTVPLALVGAYIGLFFSDMTINIYSQIGLVMLIGLAAKNGILIVEFANQLRDAGMEFELALKRASAQRLRPIVMTGFTTVFSSLPLVLASGPGAESRMVIGMVIFSGVLVSAFMTLYVVPTAYSWLARNTGSPLQRTLKINTLEKEIPYKKGE; encoded by the coding sequence ATGTTACTGTCAGATGTTTCGGTAAAACGTCCAGTTTTTGCCACGGTAATAAACTTACTACTTATCATTTTTGGTATTGTCGCGGTGTCGATGCTGTCTCTTCGCGAATACCCTGATATTGACCCGCCAATTGTTTCAGTATCAACAACTTATACTGGTGCGTCAGCGAACATTGTTGAAACCCGTATTACCCAGTTACTAGAAGATAGGATTTCTGGTATTGAAGGGATTAAAAACGTAACGTCTACATCGCGTAATGGTCGCTCGGATATTACGATTGAGTTCAAATTATCACGAGATATCGACGCTGCCGCAAATGATGTAAGAGAGCGCGTAAGCCGAGCCCTCAATAATTTACCAGACCAGGCCGATCCTCCTGAAGTGTCTAAAGCCAATTCAGATGAGAGCGCAGTGGTGTGGTACAACTTGAGAAGTACCAACCTTAACACCATGGAGTTAACCGATTACGCCGAACGTTTTTTGGTTGACAGGCTATCGATTGTTGACGGTGTCGCCCGCGTTCAAATAGGTGGTGGACGTCGCTATGCAATGAAAGTGTTCTTGGATAGAAATGCCATGGCCGCACGCGGTATTACCGTAAGCGACGTAGAGCAGGTTATTCGCGCAGAAAATGTAGAGCTTCCGGCTGGTGAAGTCGAGTCGACAGATAGAAACTTTGAAGTACGCGTAGCGAGAACCTTTTTGACGCCTGACGATTTTGCAGCGTTAACGGTTGCTGTTGGCGACAATGGTTATCTTGTGCGTTTGGGTGAAATTGCTAACGTAGAGCTAACGGCCGAAGACGATGAAACCGAGTTTCGCGGTGATGGCGTTAATATGATTGGTCTGGGTATTGTAAAGCAATCTAAGGCCAATACCCTTGATGTTGCTCGGGCAGCTAAAGCGCAAATAGAGAAAATTGAAGCGAGCTTGCCTGATAATATTTTCATTGTCCCAAGCTACGATTCTTCCGTATTTATTGAAGCGTCGATTGACGAAGTATATCAAACGCTCGCTATTGCTATGATGATGGTCGTCATCGTTATTTATCTCTTCTTAGGTAATGTGCGCGCTACTTTAATACCTGCTGTTACGGTACCAGTGTCAATTATTGCGGCTTTCATCGTTATGTACGCATTGGGCTTCTCTATTAACTTATTAACGCTTTTGGCGATGGTGTTGGCTATCGGCTTAGTGGTCGATGACGCGATTGTAGTACTCGAGAATATTTATCGTCGTATCGAAATGGGAGAGCCGCCTATTCTTGCAGCCTATCGCGGTGCAAGAGAAGTGGGCTTCGCCGTCATTGCCACTACCCTTGTTCTTATTTCCGTATTTGTACCGCTAGTTTTCTTAGAGGGTAATATCGGTCGTTTGTTTACTGAGTTTGCCCTAGCTATCGCTGCGGCGGTTGCATTTTCAAGTTTTACCGCATTGACGTTGTCCCCCATGATGGCGTCGAAAATTCTTAAAAAACGCGAGCGTTCATCAGGCTTTGGAAGCTGGATGGATAAGCGTTTTAGTGCGCTGGAAAATGGCTACTTCAACAGTTTAGGCAAAACGCTGCACCAACCCCTTCTTATGCTGATCATGTTGGCAATCGCAATAGTGGCGGTTTTCCAGTTGTCAGAAAAAGTGCCAAGCGAATTTGTACCAAAAGAAGATAGAGGAAATTTTTTCATCTTAATGAATGCTCAGGAAGGCGCGAGTTTTGAAAGCAATGCGGCAAACCTTAAGCAAATAGAAGATGTACTCATGCCTTATCGAGAAAGTGGAAAAATAAACCGCTTGTTGGTGAGAACGCCGGGTTTTGGCGGTAATGCAGGTATCGCGATTGTGGGGTCAGCAGACTGGGACGAGCGTGATTTTAGTACCTTTGAACTTATGGATGAAATTAGTGCCAAGCTAAATGCTGTGCCTGATGTACGCGCATTTGCGATCATGCGCAGTGGGGTGTCCGGTGGTGGCTTTGGACGTCCAGTACAGTTTGTGTTGCAAGGAGATACTTACGAAAATCTTGTGGCATGGCGAGATACGGTACTGGAAAAAGCAAGTGAGAATAACGGGTTAATTCGCTTAGATTCGGATTATAAAGAAACATCTCCACAGCTATTGGTGAACATTAATCGCGATCGAGCCGCCGATCTTGGTGTATCAATAAGCGACATAGGGCGCACCTTAGAAGTGATGCTAGGTCAACGCCGCGTGTCGACTTTCCTCGACAGAGGGGAAGAGTACGACGTCATTCTTGAAGGGATTGAAGCAGATTTTAGAAGCCCCAATAGCATTGAAAACTTGTACGTGCGCTCGTCACGTACTGGTGAGCTTATTCCAATGGACAACTTACTTACCTTTGAAGAGCAAGCCACTTCAGCGCAATTAAATCGTTACAATAGAATGCGTGCAGTAACCATATCGGCAAATTTGGCTGATGGGTATACCTTGGGGCAGGCACTTACTTATCTTGAAGATATTGTGCGCACTGAGTTACCAGACAATGTTTCAATTGACTATAAGGGTGAGTCTCAGCTCTATCACGAAGCAGGCAACTCATTTGTGTATGTATTTATGCTTGCTCTGGCGGTTACATACCTTATCTTGGCGGCTCAGTTTGAGAGTTGGGTACATCCGCTCGTTATCATGCTAACGGTACCGCTAGCGTTGGTTGGGGCGTATATAGGGCTGTTCTTCTCAGATATGACGATTAATATCTACAGTCAAATCGGACTGGTAATGTTAATAGGCCTTGCGGCGAAAAACGGTATTCTGATTGTCGAATTTGCCAATCAGCTTCGCGATGCCGGAATGGAGTTTGAGCTGGCACTTAAACGTGCTTCAGCACAACGATTACGCCCAATTGTAATGACAGGATTTACTACTGTATTTAGTTCATTACCGTTAGTACTGGCTTCAGGGCCGGGGGCCGAAAGTCGAATGGTTATTGGTATGGTTATATTCTCTGGCGTCCTAGTCTCTGCTTTTATGACGTTGTATGTTGTGCCTACTGCATACAGTTGGCTTGCTCGAAACACGGGGTCACCGCTTCAACGCACACTCAAAATAAATACACTTGAGAAAGAAATTCCCTATAAAAAGGGGGAATAA
- a CDS encoding SDR family NAD(P)-dependent oxidoreductase, producing the protein MVNEQPVCIVTGGSLGIGLAVCEVFAEQGFHVVNLDIRDFESTPCNARWKQCDVSKVGEVQSAVSEVIAALGRIDAVVCNAGKHVSATIEETDEALLDSVFSLNVKGAYATIQSALPIMKQQQGGAIVVMGSDQSFVGKRNSFAYGLTKAALASMAKTTALDYAPYNIRVNAVCPGTIETPLFYNAIDKYVARSGADKGEVVAEEAAAQPIGRLGQPRDVAELAYFLCSDKASFITGSLHAVDGGYTAQ; encoded by the coding sequence ATGGTAAATGAACAACCGGTTTGCATCGTCACGGGTGGCAGTTTGGGCATTGGGCTTGCGGTATGTGAAGTGTTTGCAGAGCAAGGTTTTCACGTGGTGAATCTTGATATACGCGATTTCGAGAGTACGCCGTGTAATGCACGTTGGAAACAGTGCGATGTAAGTAAGGTTGGTGAAGTACAAAGTGCAGTGAGTGAAGTTATCGCTGCGTTGGGCAGAATTGATGCTGTGGTATGTAACGCGGGAAAACACGTGTCAGCAACAATAGAAGAGACAGATGAAGCATTGCTAGACAGTGTGTTTAGCCTCAATGTGAAGGGCGCATACGCTACAATTCAAAGTGCGCTGCCGATCATGAAGCAACAACAAGGCGGGGCTATTGTGGTAATGGGCTCTGACCAATCATTTGTTGGAAAGCGAAACTCCTTCGCCTACGGCCTCACTAAAGCGGCGCTGGCGTCAATGGCCAAAACGACAGCATTAGATTATGCGCCTTACAATATCAGAGTAAATGCAGTGTGCCCGGGCACCATAGAAACGCCATTGTTTTATAACGCTATTGATAAGTATGTGGCCCGCAGTGGCGCTGATAAAGGTGAAGTCGTTGCAGAAGAGGCTGCTGCACAGCCTATTGGACGGCTTGGGCAACCGCGCGACGTGGCAGAGCTTGCTTATTTTTTATGTAGTGACAAAGCTTCATTTATTACAGGTAGTCTTCATGCCGTCGATGGCGGCTATACCGCGCAATAG
- a CDS encoding efflux RND transporter periplasmic adaptor subunit, whose protein sequence is MSSRFSLSPLLIGVVLLAGVVVYLNLPENEAAQRSGPRATPVKTAIVSAKTFPITIESLGTTIANESVNITSQVTDTVQAINFDDGDKVEQGELLVQLNNSQERARVEELKANIEEAKRQFSRIADLRQSNATSEQLLDEQQARVKALEAQLDIARAQLSDLQIRAPFSGLLGNRVISIGSLVQPGSTITTLDDISVVKVDFSIAENHLASVAKGQRITASSVAYPGVDFEGVISNIDTRLDPVSRAIRARAIIQNKDGRLRPGMLLTVTVEKRVLDTLVVPEKALVPVEDKQFVYVVKDDVAHQVEVTIGERRPGLVQIVNGLVSGDEVITEGTLRVRDQSPVNVLNR, encoded by the coding sequence ATGTCTTCACGATTTTCATTGTCGCCACTGTTAATTGGTGTCGTTCTATTGGCAGGCGTTGTAGTGTACTTAAACCTACCCGAGAATGAAGCTGCACAACGCAGTGGCCCGCGCGCCACGCCAGTTAAAACGGCAATAGTGAGTGCTAAAACCTTTCCCATCACAATTGAATCGCTTGGTACAACGATTGCCAATGAGTCTGTGAATATCACGTCGCAAGTTACTGACACGGTTCAAGCCATTAATTTTGATGATGGCGACAAAGTAGAACAGGGCGAGCTGCTCGTTCAGCTTAATAACTCTCAAGAGCGTGCGCGAGTCGAGGAGCTTAAAGCCAATATTGAAGAAGCTAAACGTCAGTTCTCACGTATTGCTGATTTGCGGCAGTCTAACGCTACGTCTGAGCAGCTACTTGATGAGCAGCAAGCTCGCGTAAAAGCGCTAGAAGCGCAACTGGATATCGCCCGAGCACAATTAAGCGATTTGCAAATTCGTGCCCCTTTTAGTGGGTTACTAGGTAACCGCGTTATCAGTATCGGTTCGCTTGTGCAGCCAGGTAGCACAATAACAACACTAGACGATATTAGCGTGGTTAAGGTGGACTTTAGTATTGCTGAAAATCACTTGGCGAGCGTTGCCAAAGGTCAGCGTATCACTGCATCGTCAGTGGCTTATCCTGGGGTCGATTTTGAAGGCGTTATTAGCAACATTGATACGCGTCTTGACCCTGTCAGTCGTGCCATTCGAGCTAGAGCCATTATACAGAACAAAGACGGTCGCCTTCGTCCAGGAATGTTATTAACCGTAACGGTAGAAAAACGCGTGCTTGATACGCTGGTTGTTCCTGAAAAAGCACTTGTACCGGTTGAAGATAAACAATTTGTGTACGTGGTGAAAGACGATGTAGCACATCAGGTAGAAGTCACCATTGGGGAGCGACGCCCTGGGCTGGTGCAAATTGTTAATGGTCTTGTAAGCGGTGATGAAGTGATAACGGAAGGGACACTTCGCGTGCGCGACCAGTCGCCTGTTAATGTGCTTAACCGATAA
- a CDS encoding amidohydrolase family protein yields the protein MQYNALTWVDPHLHIFALNEGQYHWLKPHNPPFWEDKPKIAKRFYERDILASAGAQLEGFVHIEAGFDNHRPWREIQFLARHCTRPFSAIACIDLLSIDASAHIDKLAKMSPVVGLRHILDDDAVSILRNPKAVWCFSRMASLGLSFEVQADMTDPHTVKALLNILQRYPTLKFTINHCAIVPTSAASFAFQLWRNHLHLLSATGQVAFKFSGFEMQNRQWSWQHAKARFETLVDTVGVDRVMFASNYPLCIWRMPLKQLWQGYEMLCAEFTREAQQKLCALNARTWYGL from the coding sequence ATGCAATATAACGCGCTAACTTGGGTTGATCCGCACCTTCATATTTTTGCCCTTAATGAAGGACAATATCATTGGTTGAAACCTCACAATCCGCCTTTTTGGGAGGACAAGCCGAAGATAGCGAAGCGGTTTTATGAGCGAGATATCTTGGCCTCAGCGGGTGCTCAGCTAGAAGGCTTCGTCCATATAGAGGCTGGGTTCGATAACCATCGTCCTTGGCGGGAAATTCAATTCTTAGCTCGCCATTGTACAAGGCCTTTCAGCGCCATTGCCTGTATCGATCTTCTTTCAATTGACGCGAGTGCGCATATCGATAAGCTTGCAAAAATGTCACCTGTTGTTGGCCTTCGTCATATTCTCGATGACGATGCAGTGAGTATATTGCGCAATCCAAAAGCGGTATGGTGCTTCTCGCGTATGGCGTCTTTAGGGTTGTCATTCGAAGTACAAGCCGATATGACTGACCCGCATACCGTTAAGGCGCTACTTAATATTTTGCAACGATATCCAACACTTAAATTCACCATTAATCATTGCGCTATCGTGCCAACAAGCGCTGCGAGCTTTGCCTTTCAGCTATGGCGAAATCACCTACACCTACTTTCTGCAACTGGGCAGGTCGCTTTTAAGTTTTCTGGTTTTGAAATGCAAAACCGTCAGTGGTCATGGCAACACGCAAAAGCGCGTTTTGAAACCTTGGTAGATACGGTCGGTGTTGATAGGGTGATGTTTGCCAGTAACTATCCATTGTGTATATGGCGGATGCCGCTTAAACAGCTGTGGCAGGGATATGAAATGCTTTGTGCTGAATTTACAAGAGAAGCACAGCAAAAGCTGTGCGCATTAAATGCCCGTACGTGGTACGGGCTTTAA
- a CDS encoding class II aldolase/adducin family protein yields MFTLPSLNLKGKVSDEEWQTRVDLAACYRLVADMRWGDLIYTHISAKVPGTDHYLVNAFGLTFDEVTASNLVKVDLEGNILDDTPYGINPAGFTIHSAIHEVRHDAMCVIHLHTLATISVASVKGGLKPWSQYSLFSLPSLSYHGYEGLAVNSNEKRRLQEDLGDTNHMLLPNHGGLTLGPTVGDAFMRFYDLQRACEIQLALMQSNEDVIEIPQPIIDGIYEQASVVHNGETGGQKAWPAMLRKAYKLDPSFCE; encoded by the coding sequence TTGTTCACACTGCCAAGCTTAAACCTTAAAGGCAAAGTGTCTGACGAAGAGTGGCAAACCAGGGTCGACCTTGCAGCATGCTACCGCCTAGTTGCCGATATGCGCTGGGGCGATCTTATCTACACCCATATTTCAGCCAAAGTCCCGGGCACCGATCATTATCTCGTCAATGCCTTTGGCCTTACCTTTGACGAAGTTACTGCCTCGAATCTGGTTAAAGTCGATCTTGAGGGAAACATTCTTGACGACACGCCTTACGGGATTAACCCCGCAGGGTTTACTATTCATAGCGCTATTCACGAAGTACGCCATGATGCGATGTGCGTGATTCACTTGCATACCTTGGCGACTATTTCTGTCGCGTCGGTAAAAGGTGGGCTTAAACCATGGAGTCAGTATTCGCTGTTCTCGCTACCATCGTTGTCTTATCACGGTTACGAAGGACTTGCGGTAAATAGCAACGAGAAACGCCGCCTGCAAGAAGATTTAGGCGATACCAACCACATGTTATTGCCTAATCATGGCGGACTCACGTTAGGTCCTACGGTCGGCGATGCCTTTATGCGTTTTTATGATTTACAACGCGCCTGTGAAATTCAGCTCGCATTAATGCAATCGAACGAGGATGTTATTGAGATCCCTCAACCTATTATCGACGGTATATACGAACAAGCCAGTGTAGTGCATAACGGAGAAACCGGTGGCCAAAAAGCATGGCCAGCTATGCTACGAAAAGCCTACAAACTTGACCCAAGCTTTTGCGAATAG
- a CDS encoding NUDIX hydrolase produces MSFLFRLSAILAVLPLFSCNPDAPNDPVCRVAESLVLTNVNLNEGQYEAAACIIKTGNKVLMIRHRLSGKLDFPGGGKSHNNESEQSLACTAHRETWEETGFNVEIQQFLGTTARGLALFGCGLDAGLDDLPNTFDAPPWSVIEVVALEKVDPFLLNHDDLRFSDDLIPLRDGYIAIKNKQ; encoded by the coding sequence ATGTCATTCTTATTTCGCTTATCAGCTATTTTGGCGGTTTTACCGCTTTTTTCATGTAACCCTGATGCTCCTAACGATCCAGTTTGCCGCGTAGCCGAGTCACTCGTACTCACGAATGTGAACCTTAATGAGGGTCAGTATGAGGCCGCCGCCTGCATTATTAAAACAGGCAACAAGGTACTAATGATTCGCCACCGTCTGTCTGGAAAACTGGATTTTCCTGGTGGTGGTAAGTCACACAACAATGAGAGCGAACAAAGCTTAGCGTGCACCGCCCATCGAGAAACCTGGGAAGAAACGGGTTTTAACGTTGAAATACAGCAGTTCTTAGGCACAACAGCACGGGGGCTAGCCCTTTTCGGATGTGGGCTTGATGCGGGTTTAGATGACCTACCCAACACATTTGATGCTCCGCCGTGGTCAGTAATAGAAGTCGTAGCACTCGAAAAGGTTGACCCGTTTTTACTCAACCATGATGATTTGCGCTTTTCAGACGACCTCATCCCACTTCGCGACGGTTATATAGCAATTAAAAATAAGCAATAA